GCCACGGCGTCGTTCCTGGACGGGCTGGACGAAGCCGCACAACCAGTACCCGCCGAGAATCGGGTGCTCGCCGCTCTCGGCCCGAAGATGTTGGCCCTAGCCGCGTCCCGCGCCCGCGGGGCGCATCCCTACCTGGTCACGCCCGACCACACCGCCTTTGCCCGTGCGACTTTGGGTGACGGGCCCCTGCTGCTGCCCGAGCAGACGGTGATCCTGACCGACAGCGGCGACGAGGCGCGGCGCATCGGAACCGATTGGCTGCGTGCGTATTTGGCGTTGCCGAACTACGCCAACAACCTGCTGCGCAGTGGCTTCTCCGAAGACGACCTGACACAGGTGAGCGATCGGCTCTTCGATGCGATCATCGCGTGGGGCGACGAATCGGCGATCATGCGCAGGGTCGGCGAGCATCGTGCGGCCGGCGCCGACCACGTGTGCGTGCAGGTGCTGCTGGACGACCCCAAGGCGTTCCCCCGCGAGCAATGGCGCCGAATCGCCGCCGCGCTGTAGTGGTTTTAGGCATACCGTTGGGATATGGCCTCCAAGCACACCCTCTTTCGGATCTTCTACCGCATCGGCTTCACCCCGTGGGACGGTCATCCGATCGCACAAAAGCTGCGGGACCTGGTCGAGGGGACCACTGACGCGCCCGCGTTGCCGGTCGGATCGGCCCTCGATCTCGGCTGCGGCACCGGGGACTCGGCGATCTACCTGGCACAACACGGGTGGAAAGTCACCGGCGTCGACTTCGTAGCGAAACCTCTCGACAAGGCCCGGGCCAAGGCCGGCAACTTGCCGGTCGACTTCGTCCGGGCCGACGTCACGCGGCTGAGTCAGACCGGGATCGGCACGGGCTTCCAACTGATCGTCGACAACGGCTGCCTGCACAACATGAGCGACGCAGATCGCGACGCGTACGTCCGGGAGGTCAGCGCGGTGGCCGCGCCCGACGCACGGCTGTTCGTCGTCGCGTTCCGTCCCGGTGGGAGGTTCGGCGTGCGGGGTGTCGAGCCCGCCGAGATGGAATCACGATTCTCAGCCGCATGGACGCTGTTGTCCGCCGGTGACGAGGGGGACCTCGATGAAGCACGGCTGAGTCGGGGAAATGCGCGCGAGCAGACCCCGGCGCGGTACTACCTCTTTGCGCGCCGCGGCTGAGTCCCAAAGCGCGAAAGCCCCCGAAGGCAACGCTTTTCGGGGGCTTTGCGCGTAGAGATGTTACGTCAGCGACTTCGGCGGCAGGAAGCGGTCGCCGTACTTGGCGGCCAGCTCGCGGGCCCGGGCCACGAAGGCTTCCTTGCCCGTACCGCCCGGACCGGAGTAGCCGACGATGAACTGCGCGCTACCACCGGTGTACGGAGGGAAGCCGATGCCCATGATCGACCCGATGTTGGCGTCGGCGGTCGACGTCAACACGCCCTCGTCGAGGCACTTCTGCGTTTCCAGCGCCTCGGCGAACAGCATCCGGTCGATCATGTCCTGCAGCGGCGGCTGCGACGAACCGGACTTGAACGTCTCCCGCAGGCCCGGCCACAGGCCGGTGCGCTTGCCGTCGACGTACTCATAGAAGCCCGCGCCCTTCAGCCGTGAGGGGCGGCCGATCTCTATCATCTTCTCCACGACCGCTTCCGCCGGGTGCGGCTCATAGGTGCCGCCGGCGTCCTCGACACCCTTGCGGGTGGCGACCGCGATCTTGTGCATCAGCTCCAGGTTGAGCTCGTCGGACAGCTGCAGCGGCGGCGCCGGGTAGCCGGCCTGCGACCCGGCGTGCTCGATGGACGCCGGCTCGACGCCCTCACCGAGCATCGCCAGGGCCTCGTTGACAAACGTGCCGATGACGCGGCTGGTGAAGAAGCCGCGGCTGTCGTTGACCACGATCGGGGTCTTGCCGATGGCCAGCGTGTAGTCGAACACCCGGGCCAGCGCCTCGTCAGAGGTCTTCTCGCCCTTGATGATCTCGACCAGCGGCATCTTGTCGACCGGCGAGAAGAAGTGGATCCCGATGAAGTCCTCCTGCCGCTTGACGCCGGTCGCCAGACCGGTGATCGGCAGCGTCGAGGTGTTGGACCCGAGCAGCGCGTTCGGCTCGACGATGTCCTGGATCTCCTGGAACACCTTGTGCTTGAGTTCCTGGTTCTCGAACACCGCCTCGATCACGAAGTCGACGCCCTTGAAGTCGGCGGGGTCGGCTGTCGGCGTGATGCGGTCCAGCAGCGCCTTGCTCTTCTCCTCGGTGGTCTTGCCCCGCTGAAGCGCCTTGGCCTCAAGCTTTTCCGAGTAACCCTTGCCCTTCTGGGCGGCCTCGATGCTGACGTCCTTGAGCACCACGTCGAACCCGGCCTTAGCCGACACGTACGCGATGCCGGCGCCCATCATGCCCGCGCCCAGCACGCCGATCTTGTTGATCTTGACCGGCTCGATGCCGTCGGGGCGCGAGCCGCCGCCGTTGATGTGCTGCAGGTCGAAAAAGAACGCCTGGATCATGTTCTTGGCGACCTGGCCGGTGACCAGCTGGGTGAAGTAGCGGCTCTCGATGCGGCTGGCGGTGTCGAAGTCCACCTGCGCGCCCTCGACGGCCGCGTCCAGGATGGCCCGCGGCGCCGGCATCGGCGCACCCTTGAGCTGCTTGCGCAGCAGCGCGGGGAACGACGGCAGGATGCCGGCCAGCGCCGGGCTGGACGGGGTGCCGCCGGGCATCTTGTAACCCTTGGCATCCCACGGCTGGGTGTGCGAGTCGGGGTTGGCCTTGATCCACGCCTTGGCGGCGGGCACCAACTCCTCGACCGAGCCGACGAGCTCATCGACGAGCCCGATCTCCTTGGCCTTGTCCGGCTTGAACCGGGTGCCCTGAGACAGCACGTTCATGAATGCGTTCTGGATGCCGAACATCCGCACGCTGCGGGCCACCCCGCCCCCGCCGGGCAACAAGCCCAGCGTGACTTCGGGGAACCCGACGACGAGGCCCTTGACATCCGCGGCGATGCGGTGGTGACAGGCCAGCGCGATCTCCAGGCCGCCGCCGAGCGCGGCGCCGTTGATGGCGGCCACCACCGGCTTGCCCAGGGTCTCCAGGGCCCGCAGGTCGCGCTTGATCTCCTCGACCTCGGTGAAGACGTCCCCGGCATTCTCCGGGCCGGCGTTGATCATGCTCTTGAGATCGCCGCCGGCGAAGAACGTCTTCTTCGCGCTCGTGATCACCACGCCGGTGACCGAATCCTTCTCCGCGACAAGGCGTTCGACGGCCTTGTGCATCGACTCCTTGTAGTGCTCGTTCATCACGTTCGCCGAACCGGTCGGGTCGTCGAGCGTCAGGGTGACGATGCCGTCGGCATCCTTGTCCCACTGAATGGTGTTCTCTGCCATGGTCTTAAACCCTCTCGATGATGGTGGCGACACCCATGCCGCCGCCGATGCACAGCGTGATCAGCGCGCGACGCGCGTTGCGGCGCTCGAGCTCGTCGACCATGGTGCCGGTGATCATGGCGCCGGTGGCGCCCAGCGGGTGGCCCATCGCGATAGCGCCACCGTTGACGTTCAGCTTCTCGTCGGGAATGTTGAGGTCCTTCTGGAACTTCAGCACCACCGACGCGAACGCCTCGTTCAGCTCGAACAGGTCGATGTCATCGATCGTCATGCCCGCGCGGTCGAGGACCTTCCGGGTGGCCGGGGTCGGGCCGGTGAGCATGATGACCGGGTCCGAGCCGCTGGTGGCGGTGGCCACGATGCGCGCCCGCGGGGTCAGCCCCTGCGACTTGCCGGCGGCCTCGGAGCCCACGAGCACCAGCGCGGCCCCGTCGACAATGCCCGAGCTGTTACCGCCGGTGTGGACGTGGTTGATCTTCTCGACGTAGTGGTACTTCTGCAGCGCCACGTCGTCGAAGCCACCCATCTCGCCGATCCCGTCGAACGCGGTCTTCAGCTTGGCCAGGCCCTCCATCGTGGTGTCGGGCCGCATGTGCTCGTCGTGGTCGAGGATGACCAGACCGTTCTGGTCGCGCACCGGCACCACCGACTTGGCGAAGTAGCCGCCCGACCACGCCTCGGCCGCCTTCTGCTGCGACCGCAGCGCGTAGGCGTCGACGTCCTCGCGGGAGAAGCCCTCGATGGTCGCGATCAGGTCGGCGCCGATGCCCTGCGGCACGAAGCCGATCCGGTAGTTGGTCTCGGGGTCGAGCGCCCAGGCGCCGCCGTCGGAGCCCATCGGGACGCGGCTCATCGACTCGACGCCGCCGGCCAGCACCAGGTCGTCCCAGCCGGAGCGGACCTTCTGTGCGGCGATGTTGACGGCCTCCAGGCCCGAGGCGCAGAACCGGTTGAGCTGGACGCCGCCGGTGGTCTCGGGCAGCCCCGCCACCAATGCCGCGGTCCGGGCGATGTCGCCGCCCTGGTCACCGACCGGCGACACCACGCCGAGGATCATGTCGCTGATCAGGTTCTCGTCGAGGTCGGGGTTGCGCCTGCGCAGCTCCTCGACCAGCCCGACGACCAGGTTCACCGGCTTGACCTCGTTCAGTGAGCCGTTTCTTTGCTTGCCCCGCGGCGTGCGGATGGCCTCATAGATGAAGGCTTCTTCGGACATGTCGAGTTCCTCTTCGAAAGTGGGTTTCGGATCCGTATTAAAGGTAGGTCCAGATACCGCACCCTAACAAAGTGCCCGGCCAACCTGTTGGTTGGGCCGATCGCTCCGCTCGTCAGCGCCTATACCCCGGCTCGCGCGCGACTGTATGGCCGGCCGCACGCCCGGGCAGTCACGCACCCTAAGCTCGACCAGCATGACGGTGTCGCGGCTGCGTCCGTACGCGACGACGGTGTTCGCCGAGATGTCGGCGCTGGCCGCGCGGGTCGGCGCGGTCAACCTCGGCCAGGGTTTCCCCGACGAGGACGGGCCGGCGGCCATGCTCAAGGCCGCCCAAGACGCCATCGCCGAGGGGAACAACCAGTACCCGCCCGGCATCGGCGTGGCGGCGCTGCGGCACGCCATCGCCGCCCAGCGCCGGCGGCACTTCGGCATCGACTACGACCCCGACACCGAGGTGCTGGTGACGGTCGGGGCGACCGAGGCCGTCGCGTCCGCGGTGATCGGCCTGGTCGAACCCGGCTCGGAGGTGCTGCTCATCGAGCCGTTCTACGACTCCTACTCGCCGGTGGTGGCGATGGCCGGCGCGCACCGGGTGGCCGTGCCCCTGGTCCCCCATGGCCGCGGCTTCGCCTTGGACGCCGACGCCCTGCGCCGGGCGGTGACGCCGCGCACCCGCGCGTTGATCGTCAACACACCGCACAACCCGACCGGCACGGTGCTCAGCGCGGCCGAATTGGCCGCGATCGCGGAGGTCGCGGTCGCCGCCGACCTGTTGGTGATTACCGACGAGGTTTACGAGCACCTGGTGTTTGACGACCATCGGCATCTGCCGTTGGCCGGCTTCGACGGTATGGCCGAGCGCACGGTCACCATCTCCAGCGCGGCCAAGATGTTCAACTGCACCGGATGGAAGATCGGATGGGCCTGCGGCCCAGCGCATCTCATCGCGGGGGTGCGCGCGGCCAAACAGTATCTGAGCTACGTCGGCGGCGCGCCGTTCCAGCCGGCGGTGGCGCTCGCACTCGACACCGAGGACGCGTGGGTGGCGAAGCTTCGCGGCTCGTTGCGGTCCCGCCGCGATCGGCTGTCGGCCGGGTTGTCCGAGATCGGCTTCGAGGTGCACGACAGCGCCGGCACTTACTTCCTGTGCGCCGACCCGCGCCCCCTGGGTTACGACGACAGCACCGCGTTCTGCGCGGCCCTACCGGAAAAGGCGGGGGTGGCCGCCATTCCGCTGTCGCCATTCTGCGATTCGGCGGGCTCACATCCCGACGTGTGGAATCACTTGGTGCGCTTCACCTTTTGCAAACACGAGGACACCCTGGACGAGGCGATCAGGCGGCTGGCCGTCCTGCGCTGACCGGCCGGTTATCCCGCCGCGCCGTAGCCCTCGATCACGCGCTTACGCAGACCCTCCAGCGCGGCGTGGAGGATTTTCTTGCGGGCCCGGCCGACCCAGAACTCCGGCAGCGGCGCAAACGGTTCGACCGTGATGGTGAATCGCACCAGGGTCTTGTCGTCGCTCAATCGGCTCAGGTTGTACTCCCCGTGCTGACCTCGTTGCTGGGCGGTCTTGGCGGCGTCCCACACCATCCAATCCGGACCCCAGTGGTATTCGAGCAGCTCGGTGTCGTGAATGCCGGTCACCGCGATCGTGACCTTCACGTGGTGCGGCCGCCCGTCGGGATATTTGTCGACGACCTCCACCCGCTTGTGCACCGACGACCACGACGGCACGGCGTCGATATCGGCCAGCGCCTCCAGGATCACTTCCGGAGGCGCGTCGATGACGATTTCCGACGACGCTTGAATGGCCACTGCTATTAAGTTAGCAACCGCTCAGGCAGTCCCGAAGGTAAAAAAGTCCGAGCCGCTGACTATTCCGCTTCGGCCGAACCGTTGACACGCTTTACCAATTCGCACAATCCCTTTACCGCTGAGTCGAGAACGCTTTCGCTGGCCCGCCGGACGATGAAGGCGGGCATGGGCCGGCCGGGTTCGACCGTGACATCGAAGCGCACCCGGGTCTTGTCGACGCCCTCGGGTTTCAGGTTGTACTCGACATGCTGACCGTGCTGCTGGGAAGTCCCTTTGGCGTCATAGACCACCCAATCGGGACCCCAGTGATATTCGAGGATCTCTTTGTCGACGAGCCCCAGAATCTTGATGGTGGTCTTGACGTGGTGTGGGCGGCCGTCGGGATAACGGTCGATCACTTCGATGTGCTTGTGTAGCGGCGACCACGACGCTAGGACCGCGACATCTGTCAGCGCCTCCATGACCACTTCTGGCGGCGCGTCGACGACAAATTCCCGTGATGCTTTTACGGCCACTGAGTTCAACCTAGCAACGTCGGGTCGCCCGCGGAATTGAAACGGCGTAAAAGGCTGGCTACCAGTCGATTTCGGTAAGGAGTGTGGTGGCCGCGGGCGGCCGGCCGACGGGTGCCGCCGGGGTGCGCGAGAAGCGCGGTCCGGGTGCGGCCTGGTCGACGCCGTGGGCGGTGATCACCGTGGACCGTGTCCGCAAGTGCTCGTCGGCCGCCGCTTCGCTCCACGTCAGCACCGGGGTGACGCACGCATCGGTGCCGGCGAAAACGGTCGTCCACTCGTCACGGGTCCGGCTGGCGAATCGTGTCGCGAAAACGTCGTACATCTGCGGGTAGGAGCCGATGTCGAGCTGGCCGGGCACCTCGTCGGCCGACAGGCCGAGTCCGGTCAGCAGCGCGGCGAAGAACTGCGGCTCGATGGCGCCGACGGCCATGTACTTGCCGTCCGCGGTCTCGTAGCAGCGATAGAACGGGGCGCCGCCGTCGAGCAGAAACGATTCGCGCCGGTCGCGCAGCGCCCCAGTCGACTTCATGGTCCACATCATCTGGGCGAGCAGGCTGACGCCGTCCACCATCGCCGCGTCGATGACCTGCCCCTTGCCCGATCGTTCCCGTTCGTACAGCGCGACCGCGATGCCGAGCAGCACCAGCATCGAACCGCCGCCGAAGTCGGCGACGAGGTTCAGCGGCGGCATCGGGGGCCGGTCGGCGTAGCCCAGCGCGGAGAGCGCGCCGGTCTGCGACAGGTAGTTGATGTCGTGGCCGGCCGTGTGGGCCAGCGGCCCGTCCTGTCCCCAGCCGGTGATCCGGGCGAAGATCAGGCGCGGATTGACCGCGGCGCATTCGTCGGGACCGATGCCGAGTCGTTCGCAGGTGCCGGGCCGGAAACAATCCAGCAGCACGTCGGCCTTGCCGGCGAGATCGAGCAGCGCCGCAGGCTGCGCCTTGACGTCCAGGTCGACGATCCGCTTCCCGCGATGCAGCAGGTCGCGGTCCTCGGGCGGCATGGTGAGGCCGCCGGGCCGCCGCACCCGCACCACGTCGGCCCCCAGATCGGCGAGCATCATCCCCGCGTGCGGCCCCGGTCCGATCCCGCCGAGCTCGATGACCTTCACCCCGGCCAGGGGCCCAGCGTCGCCCACGACGATCAGTTGCCCTTCTTCACTTTCAGTACCTGCTTGCGCAGGCCGTCGGTCGCCGTCTCCATCGAGCCCTTCACGACCCGCTTCAGCACGAAGCCCGGTAGCGGGACCGTCGGGTCGACGGTGAAGTCGAATTTCACCCGAGTCTTGTCACCCTCGGGCGTCAGCACGTACTTCCCGTCCTGGGCACGCTGCGCACCGGAGCTGACCAACGTCCAGCTCACCGTGTTGTCCCCCCAGGTATAGGCCACCACCTGCTCATCGGTGATGCCCGCCGTCTTGACCTTCATCTTCACTTCCCTGGGCAGCCCGTCGTCTCCGGTGTTGAGCACTTCGGCGCTCTGATGGGCCGACGACCAATCCTTCAGGGAATCGAAATCTGCGATGACGTCCAGGATCTCCTGGGGCGTCGCCTCGATGACTACTTCGCGTGATTCGCTGATTGCCATGGCCCGCACCATAGCGAAACGACGTCCCGGCCGGATGGTTTCGGCCCAGGTACCGTCGTGCTTGTGACTGATCCCGTCTACACCGTAGGTGACTACCTGTTGGACCGCCTCGCCGAACTCGGCGTCACCGAGATCTTCGGGGTTCCCGGCGACTACAACCTGGAATTCCTCGACCACATCGTCGCCCACCCCACCATCCGTTGGGTGGGCAACGCCAACGAGCTGAACGCCGGCTACGCCGCCGACGGGTACGGCCGGCTGCGCGGAATGTCAGCGGTGGTAACCACTTTCGGCGTCGGTGAACTGTCGGCGGCCAACGCGATCGCGGGCAGCTATGCCGAACAGGTGCCCGTCGTGCATATCGTCGGCGGGCCGTCCAAGGACGCGCAGGGCACCCGGCGCGCGCTGCACCACTCGCTGGGCGACGGAGACTTCGAGCACTTCTTGCGCGTCAGCCGCGAGATCACCTGCGCCCAAACCAACCTCATGCCCGCGACGGCCCGCCGGGAGATCGACCGGGTGCTGTCCGAGGTGCGCGAACAGAAGCGGCCCGGATACATCCTGCTGTCCACCGACGTGGCCCGCTTCCCCACCGAACCGCCCGCTGACCCACTGCCCCGCTACACCGGCGGCACCAGTCCGCGCGCGTTGTCGCTGTTCGTCGAGGCCGCCTCCGAACTCATCGACGACCGTCAGCTGACCGTGCTGGCCGACCTGCTGGTGCATCGGTTGCAGGTGGTCAAGGAACTGGAGGCGCTGCTGGCGGCCGATGTGGTGCCCTACGCGACGCTGATGTGGGGTAAGAGCCTGCTTGACGAAAGCTCACCCAACTACCTGGGCATCTACGCCGGCTCGGCGAGCGCCCCAGCGGTGCGCACCGCGATCGAAGAGGCACCGGTACTGGTGACCGCCGGCGTGGTGTTCACCGACATGGTCAGCGGTTTCTTCAGCCAGCGGATCGACCCGGCGCGGACCATCGACGTCGGGCAGTACCAGAGCAGCGTGGCCGGCGAGGTCTTCGCGCCGCTGGAGATGGGCGCCGCGTTGGAGGCGTTGGCCACCATCCTGACCCGGCGCGCGATCACGTCACCGCCCGTAGCGTCGCCGCCCGCCGACGCGCTGCCCCCGCCCCCGCCGCGCGACCAACCGCTGACGCAAGAGATGCTGTGGGACCGCCTGTGCGTAGCACTCACCCCGGGCAACGTCGTCCTCGCCGACCAGGGCACCTCGTTCTACGGCATGGCCGACCACCGCCTACCCCGGGGCGTGACCTTCATCGGCCAACCGCTCTGGGGCTCAATCGGTTACACGCTGCCTGCGGCGCTGGGGGCCGGGGTGGCGCATCCGGACCGCCGGACGGTATTGCTGATCGGTGACGGCGCCGCGCAGCTGACCGTCCAAGAGCTCGGCAACTTCTCGCGGGAAGGCCTCGCACCGGTCATCGTGGTGGTCAACAACGATGGCTACACAGTCGAGCGGGCGATCCACGGTGAGGCGGCACCCTACAACGACATCGTGAATTGGAAGTGGACGGCCGTCCCCGAGGCGCTGGGAGTCGCCGACCACCTGGCGTTCCGGGTGCAGACCTACGGTGAGCTCGACGACGCCTTGACCGCCGCCGCTCAGCACCGCGACCGCATGGTGTTCGTCGAGGTGGTCTTACCGCGGCTCGAAATCCCGCCCCTGCTGGTCGAACTCGTCCAGCCAACGTCGCCGGACGGCAGCGTCCGCCGCTAGGGGCGCCGCGTCAGCGGGCCGGGAGCCAGTGTGCACACCGTTTGGATCCGTTGATCGCAGCATCGCCTGCACGGTTCGCCGGCAGCGCCCGCAGTCGGCGCCTGCCCCGCAGGCCTGGGCGACATCCTTGGTCGTGCAGGCCCCGGCTGCTACCGCCTCGCTCACCGTTTGGCTGGTGATCCCGTTGCACAGGCACACAAACATGGAGCTGGCCGCTCAGTCCGCCTCGATGCGCATCATGTTGGTGAATTGGCCGACGAAAACCGGCGGGTAGGGCCCCACCCCGGCGCCCGACATCCACTCGGCCACAGCGTCGGGATGCTCGATCCACCGCCGCGCGCTCTCTTCGTCGGGCAACTCCGACATGATCAGCACCTCGTGCTCATCGTCGAAGGCCTGGAAGATCCAGGTCTTGCGGATGCCGGCCGCGACGAATCTCTCAGTGGCGGAAGCGACTTCGGCGGCGAGGGCCGGCACGTCGTGCACGGAGGCGATGGTGGCGACCACGACGCCGGGCGCCTCGGGAGTCGCCGTGGGCGCCGTGACGAACCTGTCGACGATCTCGCCGGCGAACACCGCGGGAATGTCGTCGACGCCGGCCGCGTCGAACCAGTCGAAGAACACCCGCGAACGCAGCAGTTCCACGATCGGCTCGCGGCTGTGGACCCCGATCATCACCAGCACGCGGCCGTAGTCATGGGTCGAGGTGTAGACCAGGACGTGGTGGGCGCCGATGTCGGCCAGGGCCGCCTTCCTGCGCTCGAGCAGCGGCCACACCCGGCTGGGATCCGGAACACGATAGTCCGAAGCGATGACCATCGAATGAATGTCGCCGTCACTCAACGGAGTTGGTCCTTCATCACTTTCCCGGTGGCATTGAGCGGCAGCTCGTCGAGAAACTCGATGAATCTCGGCGCTTTGAATCCAGCCATCCGCTGTTGGCACCATATCAGCAGGTCACCCTCGGTCACCGGCGTTTTCACCACCACGAAGGCCTTGCCCACCTGGCCGAGGCGTTCATCGGGAACACCGATGACGGCGGCCTGCGCCACCGCCGGATGCTCCAGCAGGTAGTCCTCGATCTCGGCCGGGTACGCGTTGAAGCCGCCGACGATGAACATGTCCTTCTTGCGGCCGACGATGCGCAGCCGGCCCGCCTCGTCGAAGTTGCCCAGGTCGCCGGTGTGCAACCAGCCGTCCGTGTCGATCGCCGCCGCGGTGCCCTCCGGGTCGTCCAGGTACCCCTGCATCACGCCGTAGCCGCGGACGAGCACCTCGCCGTCGTCGGCGATGCGCACCTCGACCCCGTCGCAGGGCAGGCCCGCGGTGGTGGCCACGTCCTCGAACGAATCGCCGGGCCGGGACAAGGTGACGTTGCCCGCCTCGGTGAGGCCGTATCCGGTCATCAACGTCTGGAAGGGCAATTCGTCGTGGATGCGGCGGACCAGTTCGACGGGGATGTCGGCGGCGCCGGTCACACCTGCCCGCAGTGTCGACAGCTTGGACTTGTCGGCGACCGTCAGCAGCGAATGGTATAGCGTCGGCGGCCCGGGAAGCATCGTGATGCGTTCGCGCGCAATAAGGTCCACCACCGTGTCGACGTCGAACACCGCCACCGGCAGCATGGTCGCGCCCCGAAGGAACGACGTGATCAGTCCCGCCTTCAGCCCGAACGTGTGGAAGTACGGGTTGATCTGCAGGTAGCGATCGCCCCGGCGCAGATCGGCGAGCGTCGCCCACTCCTCGTACATCCGCAGCGTCTGGCGATGGTTCATCATCGCGCCCTTTGGGCGGCCGGTCGTGCCCGAGGTGAAGATGATGTCCGAGATGTCGCCGCCGCTCACCGCCCGCTCGAACGGTGAACCGCTGGAAAGGAAGTCGGACTTCAGGTCGATGACCGGCACGCCCGCGGGCGCGGTGTAATCCTGTCCCAGAAAACCCTTCTGCACCAGGACGGCCTTGACTTTACTGCGGGTGATGATGTCGCCCGCTTCGTCGGCCTTGAACCGCGTATTGACCGGGACCAGCACGCCGCCCGCGGTGAGCAGCCCAAAAGCCGCGATTATCCACTCCGCCGAGTTGGGCGCCCAGACGGCGACGCGATCACCTTTGTCGACGCCCAGGTCGGTGAAAGCGCCTGCCGCGCAACGGATTCGGTCGACGATCTCAGTGAAGGTGAAGCGCAGCGGACCGTCCACGATCGCTTCCGCGTCGCCGAAACGGTCCGCCGCGCTCAAGACCATCTCAGGGATGGTGTCCCACATTCGCTGGCCAGCTCCTCCTCATCGCGCCACGTCCCCAGCCGCTTCGCGGCTGGGGTGCCCCACCATCGTCGCCGACCGCGGCGGGGCGGGCGTCATCTGGCTCGGGCGTTACACCGAGACGAGCCGGGAGAGGTTGCCGCCCATGATCTTTGCCTGATCCTCGACGGGCAGGTGCGACAGCGCGTTGATGTAGTAGGTCGGCTCCGCCAGCCCTTCCGGGTGCGGCCAGTCCGAGCCGTACAACACCTGGTCCACACCGACGAGGTTGATCAGATCGTCGATGCCCTCCTCGAAGAACGGGCTCACGTGGATGCGGTTCTTGACCATCTCGACGGGGTCGCTCGGGAAAACTTCCGGGGCCTTCCGGTAGACCTCGGCCAGGCCCTCGAGCAGCGGGGTCATCCACTTCGAACCGGCCTCGACGATCGCGACCTTCAGCTTGGGATGGCGGTAGAGCGCACCGTGGATAACCCAAGAGCCCACCGCGTCCTGGATCGGCCGCCACTCGTTGAGGATGCCCATCGCATTTGTTTGGAACGGCAGCATCTCCTGGTCGGCACCGTCCCACTCGGAGGTGTACCGGGAATAGCCACTGTCGGACGAGTGCATACCGACCAGCAGGTCGTGCTCGACAACGCGCTCCCAGAACGGGTCGAACTCGGGCAGCGCGAACGACCGGGGGCCGCGGAAGCCGGGGACCGGCGCCGGGCGGATCAGGATGCAACGCGCGCCGCGCTTGACCACCCACTCCAGCTCCTCGATCGCCTTCTCGACAATCGGGAGAGTGATGACCGGCGTGGTGAAGATGCGGTTCTGGTAGTTGAATCCCCAGACCTCGTCGAGCCACTGGTTCAGCGCATGGATCAGGACGTGGATGGCGACCGGGTCGTCGCGCAGCCGCTCCTCGATGAGGCTGGCCAGCGTCGGGAACATCAGGGTGCGGTCCAGGCCCAGCTCGTTCATCTTCTCCAGGCGCGGACCGGGCTCGAAGAACGCCGGGATCGCGCGCATCGGCTCGCCGAAGAGCTCGCGCTTGCTCTTGCCATCCGGGTTGCCGTACTTGAAGTACTCCTCCCAGGCCCCCGGCCGGGCGACGACTTCGAACGTCGGGTTGGGGATGTAGTTGCTGATCACGCCTCGCAACGCGATCTTGGTGCGCCCATTGATCTGCACGTACTGGACGAAGTCCTTGTACTCCTTGGGCAGGAACTTGGTCAGCGCCTCCGGCGGCTCGTAGAGGTGATTATCGGCGTCGAACAGCGGAAACGGGACGTCCTCCCGGTGCGACAACTGGCCCATGGAATCCTCCTTCGCAATTTACGAGAATACTATTCTCTACGGGCGCCAAACCGCAACGTGGCCCCCGGATCGCACTCCTAAGCGGTCAGCACGTCACGACGATCTTGAACGCGGCGGTGGCCGGTTCACTGGGTTTGTCCGTCTTGTAGCCG
This genomic interval from Mycobacterium sp. SMC-2 contains the following:
- a CDS encoding fatty-acid--CoA ligase; amino-acid sequence: MSDGDIHSMVIASDYRVPDPSRVWPLLERRKAALADIGAHHVLVYTSTHDYGRVLVMIGVHSREPIVELLRSRVFFDWFDAAGVDDIPAVFAGEIVDRFVTAPTATPEAPGVVVATIASVHDVPALAAEVASATERFVAAGIRKTWIFQAFDDEHEVLIMSELPDEESARRWIEHPDAVAEWMSGAGVGPYPPVFVGQFTNMMRIEAD
- a CDS encoding FadD3 family acyl-CoA ligase — protein: MWDTIPEMVLSAADRFGDAEAIVDGPLRFTFTEIVDRIRCAAGAFTDLGVDKGDRVAVWAPNSAEWIIAAFGLLTAGGVLVPVNTRFKADEAGDIITRSKVKAVLVQKGFLGQDYTAPAGVPVIDLKSDFLSSGSPFERAVSGGDISDIIFTSGTTGRPKGAMMNHRQTLRMYEEWATLADLRRGDRYLQINPYFHTFGLKAGLITSFLRGATMLPVAVFDVDTVVDLIARERITMLPGPPTLYHSLLTVADKSKLSTLRAGVTGAADIPVELVRRIHDELPFQTLMTGYGLTEAGNVTLSRPGDSFEDVATTAGLPCDGVEVRIADDGEVLVRGYGVMQGYLDDPEGTAAAIDTDGWLHTGDLGNFDEAGRLRIVGRKKDMFIVGGFNAYPAEIEDYLLEHPAVAQAAVIGVPDERLGQVGKAFVVVKTPVTEGDLLIWCQQRMAGFKAPRFIEFLDELPLNATGKVMKDQLR
- a CDS encoding amidohydrolase family protein, which codes for MGQLSHREDVPFPLFDADNHLYEPPEALTKFLPKEYKDFVQYVQINGRTKIALRGVISNYIPNPTFEVVARPGAWEEYFKYGNPDGKSKRELFGEPMRAIPAFFEPGPRLEKMNELGLDRTLMFPTLASLIEERLRDDPVAIHVLIHALNQWLDEVWGFNYQNRIFTTPVITLPIVEKAIEELEWVVKRGARCILIRPAPVPGFRGPRSFALPEFDPFWERVVEHDLLVGMHSSDSGYSRYTSEWDGADQEMLPFQTNAMGILNEWRPIQDAVGSWVIHGALYRHPKLKVAIVEAGSKWMTPLLEGLAEVYRKAPEVFPSDPVEMVKNRIHVSPFFEEGIDDLINLVGVDQVLYGSDWPHPEGLAEPTYYINALSHLPVEDQAKIMGGNLSRLVSV